CCAGATCACTGGAATGTCTCGGGCTCGATCCATCCCGCTCAACAAGTGCAGCAATACAGAGGATTGGATTCCGAAGCTCGTGGTCAGGGCAAAACCCGACCCAAACTGCTCATAAGCCCACAGCAACCTTGCGCGCGCATCCAACGGCTCAAGCTGCTCACGCGCTAGTTGCAGTTCTCCCGCCTCAGCCTTGGGGCCAGCGGCAACGACAGGCTGATTGTTGGAGGTGGACACATCCCTCATATCTCCATCTTCCAACGTCGAGGGGCATGGTGTCATGTCTATGGTTTCAAAACCATTTCTGAAGTTCTGACTTCAAGTACCACCATGCACAACAATCCAATCATTGTTGTGGGCGGTGGATTTGCAGGTCTAACAACAGCTTTAGCCCTCAGTAATCAACGGCCCCGTCCACCGTTGTTGTTGATTGAGCCGCGCCAACAATTTCTCTTCTTACCTCTTCTCTATGAGCTTCTCAGCGGCGAAATGAAGAGTTGGGAGATCGCTCCCACCTATGACAGCCTTCTCCAGGGGCGGCGCATTCCTCACCTCGATGACCGGGTGACATCGATCAATACGGCTCAAAAATCTCTACAAACCAGCCGCGGCCGGGTTCTGAACTACAGCCAGCTGGTGCTCGCAACTGGCTCTGAGCCCGATGACTTTGGGATTACAGGAGTCAAGGAGCATGCCCTGACCTTTCATTCCCTACTGGATATTTCTCCACTCAAAGAACGCGTCCACAGGCTGTGCCAACGAACAGCCAAGGATGGGGCACTGGTCGTCGTTGGCGCAGGAGCAACAGGCGTTGAATTGGCTTGCAAACTCAGCGACATGCTGGACGGATCAGCCGCCGTTCATCTTGTCGAATTAGGGGACAGCATTCTCTCCCGATCCCGAGCCTTCAATCGCGAACAAGCACAAAAGGCACTTGATCAAAGGGGCGTGCATCGTCACCTGAACACTCGCGTGACCTCTGTATCCACCAACGCCGTACAACTGGTTCAAAACGGCTTACCGCAATCTCTGAACCATGATGGTTTGATCTGGACGGCAGGGACCAAACCGATTCTGCCCACCCTGATCCCCAACCCCACCAAGGAGCGCGGGCTGCTCTGTGTTGAGGATGGGTTGCAATTAACGACAGACCCGAATGTCGTGGTCCTTGGGGATGTCGCCTCTCATCACGATGCAGACGCCCCATGGCCCCGCTCTGCGCAATCGGCACTCCAACAAGGAGCGGCGGCGGCTCGAACGCTTCAGGCCATTCGCATGGGACAGGCTGTTCCAAGTTTTCAGTTTCAAGATCTTGGCGAGATGCTCAGTCTTGGCATAGGCGACGCCTCGATTACAGGCATGGGGCTCACCCTCGCCGGCCCACTCGCCTATCGCATGAGGCGACTCACTTACCTCGCTCGAATGCCAGGACTCTCCTTGGGCTTGAGGTCTGCAGGC
The window above is part of the Synechococcus sp. WH 8020 genome. Proteins encoded here:
- a CDS encoding NAD(P)/FAD-dependent oxidoreductase; the encoded protein is MHNNPIIVVGGGFAGLTTALALSNQRPRPPLLLIEPRQQFLFLPLLYELLSGEMKSWEIAPTYDSLLQGRRIPHLDDRVTSINTAQKSLQTSRGRVLNYSQLVLATGSEPDDFGITGVKEHALTFHSLLDISPLKERVHRLCQRTAKDGALVVVGAGATGVELACKLSDMLDGSAAVHLVELGDSILSRSRAFNREQAQKALDQRGVHRHLNTRVTSVSTNAVQLVQNGLPQSLNHDGLIWTAGTKPILPTLIPNPTKERGLLCVEDGLQLTTDPNVVVLGDVASHHDADAPWPRSAQSALQQGAAAARTLQAIRMGQAVPSFQFQDLGEMLSLGIGDASITGMGLTLAGPLAYRMRRLTYLARMPGLSLGLRSAGAWLFQS